A genomic window from Quercus lobata isolate SW786 chromosome 10, ValleyOak3.0 Primary Assembly, whole genome shotgun sequence includes:
- the LOC115962745 gene encoding uncharacterized protein LOC115962745 isoform X1: protein MASITTMMMTTIPSEFQQQPRTSTIIQFSSLLQQSCHLTIGCSHVLTCPKSTCTNFCDMQHYLCRSLLFPSSPQRRGLTRLTKQISASSSGLEASITDQKGKTIKLKSAMIVIESQDENKMQIQVNLTGDETEKVFDQVLTNLARTAPPVPGFRRQKGGKTSQVPKSFLLQMLGEERVTKFVIQEIVNSTMDDYVKNENLNVKDNKINTIQKAEELMSSFIPGKEFRFNAVLELEGSEIKTSS from the exons aTAATTCAGTTTAGTTCTCTTCTACAGCAATCTTGTCATTTAACAATTGGCTGCAGTCACGTTCTTACATGTCCAAAGTCCACATGCACCAATTTCTGTGATATGCAGCACTATCTGTGTAGAAG tttatTATTCCCTAGTAGTCCCCAAAGAAGAGGTCTAACACGTTTGACCAAGCAAATATCTGCTTCTAGTTCAG GTCTTGAGGCATCTATTACAGATCAGAAGGGCAAAACAATAAAGTTGAAGAGTGCTATGATAGTTATTGAGTCTCAAGATGAAAATAAGATGCAA ATACAAGTGAACTTGACTGGGGATGAGACGGAAAAAGTATTTGATCAGGTTCTAACAAATTTGGCTCGCACAGCCCCACCTGTTCCAGGATTTCGCAGGCAAAAAGGAG GAAAAACATCACAG GTCCCAAAAAGCTTTCTCTTACAAATGCTTGGTGAAGAGCGTGTCACTAAGTTTGTTATACAAGAAATAGTTAACTCAACCATGGATGATTATGTGAAGAAT GAAAATTTGAATGTGAAGGACAACAAAATTAACACAATCCAGAAGGCAGAAGAGCTAATGTCATCGTTTATACCTGGCAAAGAATTCAGATTTAATGCTGTTCTTGAACTTGAAGGTTCAGAAATCAAGACATCGAGTTGA
- the LOC115962745 gene encoding uncharacterized protein LOC115962745 isoform X2 — MASITTMMMTTIPSEFQQQPRTSTQSCHLTIGCSHVLTCPKSTCTNFCDMQHYLCRSLLFPSSPQRRGLTRLTKQISASSSGLEASITDQKGKTIKLKSAMIVIESQDENKMQIQVNLTGDETEKVFDQVLTNLARTAPPVPGFRRQKGGKTSQVPKSFLLQMLGEERVTKFVIQEIVNSTMDDYVKNENLNVKDNKINTIQKAEELMSSFIPGKEFRFNAVLELEGSEIKTSS, encoded by the exons CAATCTTGTCATTTAACAATTGGCTGCAGTCACGTTCTTACATGTCCAAAGTCCACATGCACCAATTTCTGTGATATGCAGCACTATCTGTGTAGAAG tttatTATTCCCTAGTAGTCCCCAAAGAAGAGGTCTAACACGTTTGACCAAGCAAATATCTGCTTCTAGTTCAG GTCTTGAGGCATCTATTACAGATCAGAAGGGCAAAACAATAAAGTTGAAGAGTGCTATGATAGTTATTGAGTCTCAAGATGAAAATAAGATGCAA ATACAAGTGAACTTGACTGGGGATGAGACGGAAAAAGTATTTGATCAGGTTCTAACAAATTTGGCTCGCACAGCCCCACCTGTTCCAGGATTTCGCAGGCAAAAAGGAG GAAAAACATCACAG GTCCCAAAAAGCTTTCTCTTACAAATGCTTGGTGAAGAGCGTGTCACTAAGTTTGTTATACAAGAAATAGTTAACTCAACCATGGATGATTATGTGAAGAAT GAAAATTTGAATGTGAAGGACAACAAAATTAACACAATCCAGAAGGCAGAAGAGCTAATGTCATCGTTTATACCTGGCAAAGAATTCAGATTTAATGCTGTTCTTGAACTTGAAGGTTCAGAAATCAAGACATCGAGTTGA
- the LOC115964989 gene encoding dirigent protein 23-like has product IPVAGIAGKAWTFTQFGTVYVVDDNITKTPDPKSPKVAQFQGLYVTASFDGLRAFATASIVFTNEEYNRSTIQIQGTNQDPDTEVAVVGGTGKFRFARGYATSKIYFLDTATQHSVVQLNVTVQTS; this is encoded by the coding sequence ATCCCAGTTGCAGGCATTGCTGGAAAGGCTTGGACATTCACCCAATTTGGCACCGTCTATGTCGTCGACGACAATATCACCAAAACCCCAGATCCAAAGTCACCCAAAGTTGCGCAATTTCAAGGCCTGTACGTGACAGCCTCGTTTGATGGGTTGCGTGCATTTGCTACGGCATCAATAGTGTTCACAAATGAAGAGTACAACAGAAGCACCATACAAATACAAGGTACTAATCAGGATCCTGATACAGAGGTTGCAGTGGTGGGCGGGACTGGGAAATTCCGATTTGCTAGGGGCTATGCAACTTCTAAGATATATTTCTTGGACACTGCTACCCAACACTCGGTTGTCCAGTTGAATGTCACGGTGCAAACTAGTTGA
- the LOC115962748 gene encoding uncharacterized protein LOC115962748 isoform X2, whose protein sequence is MASITTMMMTTIPSEFQQQPRTSTQSCHLTIGCSHVLTCPKSTCTNFCDMQHYLCRSLLFPSSPQRRGLTRLTKQISASSSGLEASITDQKGKTIKLKSAMIVIESQDENKMQIQVNLTGDETEKVFDQVLTNLARTAPPVPGFRRQKGGKTSQVPKSFLLQMLGEERVTKFVIQEIVNSTMDDYVKNENLNVKDNKINTIQKAEELMSSFIPGKEFRFNAVLELEGSEIKTSS, encoded by the exons ATGGCTTCAATCACGACGATGATGATGACAACAATTCCCTCAGAATTCCAACAACAACCTCGAACCTCCACA CAATCTTGTCATTTAACAATTGGCTGCAGTCACGTTCTTACATGTCCAAAGTCCACATGCACCAATTTCTGTGATATGCAGCACTATCTGTGTAGAAG tttatTATTCCCTAGTAGTCCCCAAAGAAGAGGTCTAACACGTTTGACCAAGCAAATATCTGCTTCTAGTTCAG GTCTTGAGGCATCTATTACAGATCAGAAGGGCAAAACAATAAAGTTGAAGAGTGCTATGATAGTTATTGAGTCTCAAGATGAAAATAAGATGCAA ATACAAGTGAACTTGACTGGGGATGAGACGGAAAAAGTATTTGATCAGGTTCTAACAAATTTGGCTCGCACAGCCCCACCTGTTCCAGGATTTCGCAGGCAAAAAGGAG GAAAAACATCACAG GTCCCAAAAAGCTTTCTCTTACAAATGCTTGGTGAAGAGCGTGTCACTAAGTTTGTTATACAAGAAATAGTTAACTCAACCATGGATGATTATGTGAAGAAT GAAAATTTGAATGTGAAGGACAACAAAATTAACACAATCCAGAAGGCAGAAGAGCTAATGTCATCGTTTATACCTGGCAAAGAATTCAGATTTAATGCTGTTCTTGAACTTGAAGGTTCAGAAATCAAGACATCGAGTTGA
- the LOC115962748 gene encoding uncharacterized protein LOC115962748 isoform X1: MASITTMMMTTIPSEFQQQPRTSTIIQFSSLLQQSCHLTIGCSHVLTCPKSTCTNFCDMQHYLCRSLLFPSSPQRRGLTRLTKQISASSSGLEASITDQKGKTIKLKSAMIVIESQDENKMQIQVNLTGDETEKVFDQVLTNLARTAPPVPGFRRQKGGKTSQVPKSFLLQMLGEERVTKFVIQEIVNSTMDDYVKNENLNVKDNKINTIQKAEELMSSFIPGKEFRFNAVLELEGSEIKTSS; this comes from the exons ATGGCTTCAATCACGACGATGATGATGACAACAATTCCCTCAGAATTCCAACAACAACCTCGAACCTCCACA aTAATTCAGTTTAGTTCTCTTCTACAGCAATCTTGTCATTTAACAATTGGCTGCAGTCACGTTCTTACATGTCCAAAGTCCACATGCACCAATTTCTGTGATATGCAGCACTATCTGTGTAGAAG tttatTATTCCCTAGTAGTCCCCAAAGAAGAGGTCTAACACGTTTGACCAAGCAAATATCTGCTTCTAGTTCAG GTCTTGAGGCATCTATTACAGATCAGAAGGGCAAAACAATAAAGTTGAAGAGTGCTATGATAGTTATTGAGTCTCAAGATGAAAATAAGATGCAA ATACAAGTGAACTTGACTGGGGATGAGACGGAAAAAGTATTTGATCAGGTTCTAACAAATTTGGCTCGCACAGCCCCACCTGTTCCAGGATTTCGCAGGCAAAAAGGAG GAAAAACATCACAG GTCCCAAAAAGCTTTCTCTTACAAATGCTTGGTGAAGAGCGTGTCACTAAGTTTGTTATACAAGAAATAGTTAACTCAACCATGGATGATTATGTGAAGAAT GAAAATTTGAATGTGAAGGACAACAAAATTAACACAATCCAGAAGGCAGAAGAGCTAATGTCATCGTTTATACCTGGCAAAGAATTCAGATTTAATGCTGTTCTTGAACTTGAAGGTTCAGAAATCAAGACATCGAGTTGA
- the LOC115963385 gene encoding 40S ribosomal protein S9-2-like, with the protein MVHVAFYRNYGKTFKKPRHPYEKKRLDAELKLVGEYGLRCKRELWRVQYALSQIHNNARMLLTLDEKNQRRIFEGEALLRRMNRYGLLDESQNKLNYVLALTVENFLEQRLQTLVFKSGMAKSIHHARVLIRQKHIRVRRQVVNIPSFMVRVDSHKHIDFSLNSPFGGGRPGRVKHKNQKAAAKKAAGGDGGDKDKEE; encoded by the coding sequence ATGGTCCACGTTGCCTTTTACCGAAACTATGGGAAAACCTTTAAGAAGCCAAGACATCCCTACGAGAAGAAGCGTCTGGATGCGGAGTTGAAGCTGGTGGGAGAGTATGGGCTGAGGTGTAAGAGAGAGCTGTGGAGAGTACAGTATGCTCTGAGTCAAATTCATAACAATGCTAGAATGCTTTTGACCCTAGATGAGAAGAACCAACGCCGTATTTTTGAGGGTGAAGCCCTTCTGAGGAGGATGAACAGGTATGGGTTACTAGACGAGAGCCAGAACAAGCTCAATTATGTGTTGGCACTCACTGTCGAGAACTTTCTGGAGCAACGTTTACAGACCCTGGTGTTCAAGTCTGGTATGGCCAAGTCCATTCACCACGCTAGAGTGCTTATCAGGCAGAAGCATATAAGGGTCAGGAGACAGGTGGTCAATATTCCCTCATTTATGGTTAGGGTGGACTCACATAAGCACATTGATTTTTCATTGAATAGTCCTTTCGGTGGTGGACGCCCTGGGAGAGTGAAGCACAAGAACCAAAAGGCAGCTGCTAAGAAGGCTGCTGGTGGAGATGGAGGAGACAAGGATAAGGAAGAGTAA